A portion of the Pseudomonas sp. PSE14 genome contains these proteins:
- a CDS encoding LysR family transcriptional regulator, with the protein MDRLQAMQVFIRIVELKAFGKAADSLQLPRASVTQLIQQLESHLGVQLLRRTTRQVSVTADGEAYYERCVRLLEDLEEAESCFSESPDNPRGKLRVDLPSSLGRLVVIPALPAFCRRYPQIELELSLNDRQVDLVREGVDCVLRAGDLPDSSLVGRRIAELEQLTCVSRSYLEEYGLPEHPERLTGHLAVNYQSASSGRIFDLEFRLGDQLLTTRLPSRITVNNADAYIAACRAGFGMIQAPRYHLCDGLASGELVEVLEQWRPPQLALSVLYPVRRQMSRRLRVFSDWLAQLFAERRW; encoded by the coding sequence ATGGACCGCTTGCAGGCCATGCAGGTCTTCATCCGCATCGTCGAACTCAAGGCCTTTGGCAAGGCGGCGGACAGCCTGCAGCTGCCGCGCGCCAGCGTGACCCAGCTGATCCAGCAACTGGAGTCGCACCTGGGCGTGCAGTTGCTGCGCCGCACCACCCGCCAGGTCAGTGTCACTGCTGACGGCGAGGCCTATTACGAGCGCTGCGTGCGGTTGCTGGAGGATCTGGAGGAGGCGGAAAGCTGTTTCTCTGAGTCGCCGGACAATCCGCGCGGCAAGCTGCGGGTCGACCTGCCCAGTTCGCTGGGGCGGCTGGTGGTGATTCCGGCGCTGCCGGCGTTCTGCCGGCGCTATCCGCAGATCGAGCTGGAGCTGAGCCTCAACGACCGCCAAGTCGACCTGGTGCGCGAGGGCGTGGACTGCGTGCTGCGCGCTGGTGATTTGCCCGATTCCAGCCTGGTGGGCCGGCGCATTGCCGAACTGGAGCAGCTCACCTGCGTGAGCCGTTCGTATCTGGAGGAATATGGCCTGCCGGAGCATCCGGAGCGGCTGACCGGGCATCTGGCGGTGAATTATCAGTCGGCTTCCAGCGGACGCATCTTCGACCTGGAGTTTCGTCTCGGGGACCAGTTGCTTACCACCCGGTTGCCGAGCCGGATCACGGTGAACAACGCCGATGCCTATATCGCGGCCTGCCGTGCCGGTTTCGGAATGATCCAGGCGCCGCGTTATCACCTGTGCGACGGGCTGGCCAGCGGCGAGCTGGTGGAAGTGCTGGAGCAATGGCGGCCACCGCAGCTGGCGCTGAGCGTGCTCTATCCGGTGCGGCGGCAGATGTCGCGGAGGTTGCGGGTGTTTTCCGACTGGCTCGCGCAGCTGTTTGCGGAGCGGAGGTGGTGA
- a CDS encoding aldo/keto reductase, which produces MKTRRLGPQGPSVSAIGLGCMGMSDFYTTGIDEKESIATLHRALELGVSLFDTADVYGPHTNEELLGRALKGKREQIFLATKFGLVRNPDQPASRGANGRPEYVRQAVEGSLKRLGTDHIDLYYQHRVDPTVPIEETVGAMAELVRAGKVRYLGLSEASAETLERAHKVHPITALQSEYSLWTRDPEENGVLETCRRLGVGFVPYSPLGRGFLTGALQSPDDFAEDDYRRVSPRFTGENFAKNLQLVEKIGELAAARGVKPSQLALAWVLAQGEHLVPIPGTKQRKYQEENVAAVTLELSAAELAEIDAIFPVGAAAGGRYSAEVMSLIQ; this is translated from the coding sequence ATGAAAACCCGCCGCCTCGGCCCGCAGGGCCCCAGCGTTTCCGCCATCGGCCTCGGCTGCATGGGCATGTCCGACTTCTACACCACCGGCATCGACGAGAAGGAGTCCATCGCTACCCTGCACCGCGCCCTGGAACTGGGCGTCAGCCTGTTCGACACCGCCGACGTCTACGGCCCGCACACCAACGAGGAACTGCTCGGCCGTGCGCTGAAAGGCAAGCGCGAGCAGATTTTCCTCGCCACCAAGTTCGGTCTGGTGCGCAACCCCGACCAACCCGCGAGCCGGGGCGCCAATGGGCGTCCGGAGTATGTGCGGCAGGCCGTGGAAGGCAGCCTCAAGCGCCTGGGCACCGACCATATCGACCTCTACTACCAGCACCGCGTCGACCCCACGGTGCCCATCGAGGAAACCGTCGGCGCCATGGCCGAGCTGGTGCGCGCCGGCAAGGTGCGCTACCTGGGCCTGAGCGAAGCTTCCGCCGAGACCCTGGAGCGCGCCCACAAGGTCCACCCGATCACCGCCCTGCAAAGCGAATACTCCCTGTGGACCCGCGATCCGGAGGAAAACGGCGTGCTGGAAACCTGCCGCCGCCTGGGCGTCGGCTTCGTTCCCTACAGCCCGCTGGGACGCGGCTTCCTCACCGGCGCGCTGCAAAGCCCCGACGACTTCGCCGAGGATGACTACCGCCGCGTCAGCCCGCGCTTCACCGGGGAAAACTTCGCGAAGAATCTGCAACTGGTGGAAAAAATCGGCGAACTGGCCGCCGCCCGTGGGGTGAAACCTTCGCAGCTGGCCCTGGCCTGGGTGCTGGCGCAGGGCGAGCACCTGGTGCCGATTCCGGGTACCAAGCAGCGCAAGTACCAGGAAGAGAACGTCGCCGCCGTGACGCTGGAACTCAGCGCGGCGGAGCTGGCCGAGATCGACGCCATCTTCCCCGTTGGCGCCGCCGCGGGCGGTCGCTACAGCGCAGAGGTGATGAGCCTGATCCAGTGA
- a CDS encoding thermonuclease family protein, whose amino-acid sequence MRRISTLLLMTLACTAVAQGECRVTTVHSGDRLSCQSRDGTSQGIRLRGIDAPTANQPFGERAREALQRLTLGKTTSLRAVQPETDGSVRAAVWVEPADCPGCGQTLDAGRALLSVGLARWRQTDEQTAEEKGQYEFEEQEARARRIGLWRAP is encoded by the coding sequence ATGCGACGGATTTCCACCCTGCTGTTGATGACCCTGGCCTGCACCGCCGTGGCGCAGGGAGAGTGTCGGGTCACCACCGTTCACAGCGGCGACCGGCTCAGTTGCCAGAGCCGTGATGGCACATCCCAGGGCATTCGCCTGCGCGGCATCGACGCCCCCACGGCCAATCAACCCTTCGGCGAGCGCGCTCGGGAAGCCCTGCAACGACTCACGCTGGGCAAGACCACCAGCCTGCGCGCAGTACAACCTGAAACGGATGGTTCAGTGCGTGCAGCGGTCTGGGTGGAGCCGGCCGATTGCCCCGGCTGCGGCCAGACGCTGGACGCCGGCCGCGCGCTGTTGAGCGTAGGCCTGGCGCGCTGGCGACAGACGGATGAGCAGACGGCCGAAGAGAAAGGCCAGTACGAATTCGAAGAACAGGAAGCACGGGCGCGCCGGATCGGCCTGTGGCGCGCCCCTTGA
- the mnmH gene encoding tRNA 2-selenouridine(34) synthase MnmH yields MRDNTRHYRELFLGDVKMMDVRAPVEFDKGAFPHTVNLPLMNDIERQKVGTCYKQNGQQAAIALGHELVNGKVKAARIEAWAAFAKENPEGYLYCFRGGLRSQITQQWLKSEAGIDYPRVVGGYKAMRAFLFDTTQAAAEECQFVLVGGLTGTGKTEVIAQLANSLDLEGHANHRGSAFGRRATPQPAQIDFENRLAIDILKKRHAGMEQFVLEDEGRIVGSCSVPLELYQGMQHYPLVWLDDSFEQRVERILKDYVIDLCADHVQVVGEEGGFDAFAAYLRKSLSGIVKRLGGERYQRLAAIMDAALDEQKRSGAVDLHRGWIEGLLSEYYDPMYAFQRESKESRIEFRGTQAEVVEYLRFRAER; encoded by the coding sequence ATGCGCGACAACACCCGCCACTACCGCGAGCTGTTCCTCGGTGATGTGAAAATGATGGACGTGCGCGCCCCGGTCGAGTTCGACAAGGGCGCCTTCCCGCACACCGTGAACCTACCGCTGATGAATGACATCGAGCGGCAGAAGGTCGGCACCTGCTACAAGCAGAACGGCCAGCAGGCGGCCATCGCCCTGGGCCATGAGCTGGTCAACGGCAAGGTCAAGGCCGCGCGCATCGAAGCCTGGGCGGCCTTCGCCAAGGAAAATCCCGAAGGCTACCTGTACTGCTTCCGTGGCGGCCTGCGCTCGCAGATCACCCAGCAGTGGCTCAAGAGCGAGGCTGGTATCGATTACCCCCGCGTGGTCGGGGGGTACAAGGCGATGCGCGCCTTCCTCTTCGATACCACCCAGGCGGCGGCCGAAGAGTGCCAGTTCGTGCTAGTCGGCGGCCTGACCGGTACCGGCAAGACTGAAGTGATTGCCCAGCTGGCCAACAGCCTCGACCTCGAGGGGCACGCCAACCACCGCGGCTCCGCCTTCGGTCGCCGCGCCACGCCGCAGCCGGCGCAGATCGATTTCGAGAACCGCCTGGCCATCGACATCCTGAAGAAGCGCCACGCCGGCATGGAGCAGTTCGTGCTGGAAGACGAAGGGCGCATCGTCGGCAGCTGCTCGGTGCCGCTGGAGCTGTACCAGGGCATGCAGCACTACCCGCTGGTGTGGCTGGACGACAGCTTCGAGCAGCGCGTGGAGCGCATCCTCAAGGACTACGTGATCGACCTGTGCGCCGACCATGTCCAGGTAGTGGGTGAGGAGGGTGGTTTCGACGCCTTCGCGGCCTACCTGCGCAAGAGCCTGTCGGGCATCGTCAAGCGCCTGGGCGGCGAGCGCTACCAGCGCCTGGCCGCGATCATGGACGCGGCGCTGGACGAGCAGAAGCGCAGCGGCGCGGTGGACCTGCACCGGGGCTGGATCGAAGGGCTGCTGAGCGAATACTACGACCCGATGTACGCCTTCCAGCGCGAGAGCAAGGAATCGCGCATCGAGTTTCGCGGCACCCAGGCCGAGGTGGTCGAGTACCTGCGTTTCCGCGCGGAGCGCTGA
- the selD gene encoding selenide, water dikinase SelD — protein sequence MSEPIRLTQYSHGAGCGCKISPKVLEVILAGSGAQNLDPNLWVGNASRDDAAVYAIDAERGVVSTTDFFMPIVDDPFDFGRIAATNAISDIYAMGGDPLMAIAILGWPVNVLAPEIAREVIAGGRKVCDDAGIPLAGGHSIDAPEPIFGLAVTGMVEKRFMKRNDTATEGCKLYLTKPLGIGILTTAEKKAKLRAEDVGVARDWMCTLNKPGSRFGKLEGVKAMTDVTGFGLLGHLVEMADGSGLTARIRYDAVPRLSSVEYYLEAGCVPGGTLRNFDSYGERIAPLPELHKLLLCDPQTSGGLLVAVEPEGEAQFLATAKELGLDLAPIGELVGRQRHAVEVA from the coding sequence ATGAGCGAACCGATCCGCCTGACCCAGTACAGCCATGGTGCCGGCTGTGGTTGCAAGATTTCTCCCAAGGTCCTGGAGGTCATCCTCGCCGGCAGCGGCGCGCAGAACCTCGACCCGAACCTGTGGGTCGGCAACGCCTCGCGCGATGACGCCGCTGTCTATGCTATCGACGCCGAGCGTGGCGTGGTGTCCACCACCGACTTTTTCATGCCGATCGTCGACGATCCCTTCGACTTCGGTCGCATCGCCGCCACCAACGCCATCAGCGACATCTATGCGATGGGTGGCGACCCGCTGATGGCGATCGCCATCCTCGGCTGGCCGGTGAACGTGCTGGCGCCGGAAATCGCCCGCGAGGTGATCGCCGGCGGTCGCAAGGTCTGCGATGACGCGGGCATCCCGCTGGCCGGCGGCCACTCCATCGATGCGCCCGAGCCGATCTTCGGCCTGGCGGTCACCGGCATGGTCGAGAAGCGCTTCATGAAGCGCAACGACACCGCCACTGAAGGCTGCAAGCTTTACCTGACCAAGCCTCTGGGTATCGGCATCCTCACCACCGCCGAGAAGAAGGCCAAGCTGCGCGCCGAAGACGTCGGCGTCGCCCGCGACTGGATGTGCACCCTGAACAAGCCCGGTTCGCGCTTCGGCAAGCTGGAAGGCGTGAAGGCGATGACTGATGTCACCGGCTTCGGCCTGCTCGGCCACCTGGTGGAAATGGCCGACGGAAGCGGCCTGACCGCGCGCATCCGCTACGACGCCGTGCCGCGCCTTTCCAGTGTCGAGTACTACCTGGAGGCCGGCTGCGTGCCCGGCGGCACCCTGCGCAACTTCGACAGCTACGGCGAGCGCATCGCGCCGCTGCCGGAGTTGCACAAGCTGCTGCTGTGCGACCCGCAGACCAGCGGCGGCCTGCTGGTGGCGGTGGAGCCGGAAGGCGAGGCGCAGTTCCTCGCCACCGCGAAGGAACTCGGCCTCGACCTGGCGCCCATCGGCGAACTGGTTGGCCGACAGCGTCACGCGGTCGAGGTGGCGTGA
- a CDS encoding patatin-like phospholipase family protein: MSKQIALVLGSGGARGYAHIGVIEEIERRGYEIVCIAGCSMGSVIGGIYAAGKLEEYREWVESLDYLDVLRLLDVSFRLGAIRGERVFGKIHEMLGEIDIEDLPIPYTAVATDLTNQQEIWFQEGCLHQAMRASAAIPSLFTPVMQGSRMLVDGGLLNPLPIVPVVSTHADLIVAVNLNATNQRQYSLPVIERPAAIMGRFDAVISGLSNKLSFFRRGDSEAPPELLPDALLNPIPATAEEPAEPEMQQPAAAPRGKGSPRSATGSRVIESSSPASLLELVNQSFEVMQTSLAQYKIAGYPPDILINVPKRVCRFFEFYKAPELIALGRQIASDTLDRYEEENRY, translated from the coding sequence ATGTCCAAACAGATTGCGCTGGTGCTCGGTTCCGGTGGCGCGCGCGGCTACGCGCATATCGGCGTGATCGAGGAGATCGAACGGCGCGGCTACGAGATCGTCTGCATCGCCGGCTGCTCGATGGGCTCGGTGATCGGCGGCATCTACGCCGCCGGCAAGCTGGAAGAGTACCGCGAGTGGGTGGAAAGCCTGGATTACCTGGACGTGCTGCGCCTGCTCGACGTGAGCTTCCGCCTCGGCGCCATCCGTGGCGAACGGGTGTTCGGCAAGATCCATGAAATGCTCGGCGAGATCGACATCGAAGACCTGCCGATTCCCTACACCGCCGTGGCCACCGACCTCACCAACCAGCAGGAAATCTGGTTCCAGGAAGGTTGCCTGCACCAAGCCATGCGCGCTTCGGCGGCGATCCCCAGTCTGTTCACCCCGGTCATGCAGGGCAGCCGCATGCTGGTGGACGGCGGCCTGCTCAACCCGCTGCCGATCGTCCCGGTGGTCTCGACCCACGCCGACCTGATCGTCGCAGTCAACCTCAACGCCACCAACCAGCGCCAGTATTCGCTGCCGGTGATCGAGCGGCCGGCCGCCATCATGGGCCGTTTCGACGCGGTGATTTCCGGCCTGTCCAACAAGCTGAGTTTCTTCCGGCGCGGCGACAGCGAGGCACCACCGGAACTGCTGCCCGACGCCCTGCTCAACCCGATACCGGCCACCGCGGAGGAACCCGCCGAACCGGAGATGCAGCAGCCCGCCGCGGCCCCACGGGGCAAGGGCTCGCCGCGCTCGGCCACCGGCAGCCGGGTGATCGAGAGCAGCAGCCCGGCGTCCCTGCTGGAACTGGTGAACCAGAGCTTCGAAGTGATGCAGACGTCGCTGGCGCAGTACAAGATCGCCGGCTACCCGCCGGACATCCTGATCAACGTACCCAAGCGCGTGTGCCGCTTCTTCGAGTTCTACAAGGCCCCGGAACTCATCGCCCTCGGCCGGCAGATCGCCAGCGATACGCTGGATCGGTATGAGGAAGAGAATCGGTATTGA
- a CDS encoding response regulator codes for MNASAATILVVDDEPQIRKFLRISLSAGGYKVLEAGTGEEGLAQAALGRPDLVVLDLGLPDKDGQDVLRELREWSQVPVLVLSVRASESEKVLALDGGANDYVTKPFGIQEFLARIRVLLRQGAGGETQEAVVAVGPLSVDFSYRRVLLDGAEVSLTRKEYAVLSTLARHLGRVVTQQQLLKDIWGPTHTEDTHYLRVVVGHLRQKLADDPASPRFIVTEAGVGYRLRES; via the coding sequence ATGAACGCCAGCGCCGCCACCATCCTGGTCGTCGACGACGAACCGCAGATCCGCAAGTTCCTCCGCATCAGCCTCAGCGCTGGTGGCTACAAGGTGCTGGAGGCCGGTACCGGCGAGGAAGGCCTGGCCCAGGCCGCGCTGGGCCGCCCGGACCTGGTGGTGCTCGACCTCGGCCTGCCGGACAAGGACGGCCAGGACGTGCTGCGGGAACTGCGCGAGTGGTCGCAGGTGCCGGTGCTGGTGCTGTCGGTGCGCGCCAGCGAGAGCGAAAAGGTGCTGGCGCTGGACGGCGGCGCCAACGACTACGTGACCAAGCCCTTCGGCATCCAGGAGTTCCTCGCCCGCATCCGTGTGCTGCTGCGTCAGGGCGCTGGCGGCGAGACGCAGGAAGCGGTGGTCGCGGTGGGGCCGCTGAGTGTGGATTTTTCCTACCGCCGGGTGCTGCTGGACGGCGCCGAAGTCTCGCTGACCCGCAAGGAATATGCGGTGCTCTCGACCCTGGCGCGGCACCTTGGGCGGGTGGTGACCCAGCAGCAGTTGCTCAAGGATATCTGGGGGCCGACGCATACCGAGGACACCCACTACCTGCGTGTCGTCGTAGGCCACCTGCGGCAGAAGCTCGCCGATGACCCGGCCAGCCCGCGCTTCATCGTTACCGAAGCGGGTGTTGGCTATCGCTTGCGCGAGAGTTGA
- a CDS encoding sensor histidine kinase KdpD, which produces MTDSNRADALLAELPRMGRGRLKVFLGAAPGVGKTYAMLLAAQSQLRQGVNLRVGIVETHGRAETEALLAGLPQQALKRTEYRGIKLVEMDLDGLLADPPQLALVDELAHSNAPGSRHAKRWQDIEELLSAGIDVYTTVNVQHLESLNDQVRDITGVQVRETVPDWVLQEAYELLLVDLPPRELLERLREGKVYVPEQARAAIDAFFSQTNLTALRELAMQTAAARVDADLAHRYRQQGSEAPALRGRLLVGVDGERNAERLVRHASRVAERRHLPWSLVHVDTAEPRSEESRMQLQSAQQLAERLGGDVVELRGGEVAMTLIEHAKERRASLVLVGRSRQRWYRRLFGGGLAARLLRLGDGLEISVLDSEADLAPPKGRPQSPWPWGDYLLSAVAAAVASAVAWGVASVLELPNISLVFLAAVLLVAVRSSLGPALACAVLSFLAYDFLFIPPHFSFAIQREEDVLTLLFFLLMAGLTGNLAARQRRQLQALSDTQEETSQMLDLSRKLTAATDRQAVMAAAAQQLGGWEGLDICLLGQRNREWKVEGGLNRPFDDQERAAADWAWQHDQPAGLGTGTLPGGRWWWWPLSGEDGPLALLGVSPRDGQPLPGSRRRLLAALGQPLGQALARARLAEDLEAARLHGETEQLRSALLASVSHDLRTPLTSMRGAIDSLLALGDAIPPDDRRELLESTRDEAERLDRYIQNLLDMTRLGHGGLKLSRDWVSPGDIVGSTLNRLRAVVAPYRVETRVPPELPLLYVHAALIEQALVNVLENAARFSPPQGRLRVAVEQGEEELRFLVSDEGPGIPQAEREKIFDMFYTAARGDRGGQGTGLGLAICQGMVGAHGGRITVEDGIDGRGTTLVLHLPLQQQPDMEQLDAAV; this is translated from the coding sequence ATGACCGACTCCAACCGCGCCGACGCCCTGCTTGCCGAATTGCCACGCATGGGCCGTGGCCGCCTGAAGGTCTTCCTCGGTGCCGCGCCGGGGGTCGGCAAGACCTACGCCATGCTGCTGGCCGCGCAGAGCCAGCTGCGTCAGGGCGTGAACCTGCGCGTGGGCATCGTCGAGACTCACGGCCGCGCCGAAACCGAAGCGCTGCTCGCGGGCCTGCCGCAGCAGGCACTCAAGCGCACCGAATACCGTGGCATCAAGCTGGTGGAAATGGATCTCGACGGCCTGCTGGCCGATCCGCCGCAGCTCGCCCTGGTGGATGAACTGGCCCACAGCAACGCCCCCGGCAGCCGCCACGCCAAGCGCTGGCAGGACATCGAGGAGCTGCTGTCGGCCGGCATCGACGTCTACACCACGGTCAACGTGCAGCACCTGGAAAGCCTCAATGACCAGGTGCGCGACATCACCGGCGTGCAGGTGCGCGAAACCGTGCCCGACTGGGTGCTGCAGGAAGCCTATGAACTGCTGCTGGTGGACCTGCCGCCGCGCGAACTGCTGGAGCGCCTGCGCGAAGGCAAGGTCTACGTGCCCGAGCAGGCGCGGGCCGCCATCGACGCCTTCTTCAGCCAGACCAACCTGACCGCCTTGCGCGAGCTGGCCATGCAGACGGCAGCGGCGCGGGTCGACGCCGACCTGGCCCATCGCTACCGGCAGCAGGGCAGCGAAGCGCCGGCGTTGCGCGGGCGCCTGCTGGTCGGGGTGGACGGCGAGCGGAACGCTGAACGCCTGGTGCGCCACGCCAGCCGCGTGGCCGAGCGGCGTCATCTGCCCTGGAGCCTGGTGCACGTCGATACGGCGGAGCCGCGCAGTGAAGAGTCGCGCATGCAACTGCAGAGTGCCCAGCAACTGGCCGAGCGCCTGGGCGGCGACGTGGTCGAGCTGCGCGGCGGTGAAGTGGCGATGACCCTGATCGAGCACGCCAAGGAGCGCCGCGCCAGCCTCGTGCTGGTGGGCCGCTCGCGGCAGCGCTGGTATCGCCGGCTGTTCGGCGGCGGCCTGGCGGCGCGCCTGCTGCGCCTGGGCGACGGGCTGGAGATCAGCGTACTCGACAGCGAGGCTGACCTGGCGCCGCCGAAGGGGCGTCCGCAAAGCCCTTGGCCGTGGGGCGACTACCTGCTGTCGGCAGTCGCGGCGGCAGTGGCCAGCGCTGTGGCCTGGGGGGTCGCCAGCGTGCTGGAGCTGCCCAACATCTCCCTGGTGTTCCTCGCCGCCGTATTGCTGGTCGCGGTGCGCAGCAGCCTGGGGCCGGCGCTGGCCTGCGCGGTGCTGTCGTTCCTGGCCTACGACTTCCTGTTCATTCCGCCGCATTTCTCCTTCGCCATCCAGCGCGAAGAGGACGTGCTGACCCTGCTGTTCTTCCTGCTCATGGCCGGCCTCACCGGTAACCTCGCCGCGCGCCAGCGCCGGCAATTGCAGGCCCTGAGCGACACCCAGGAGGAAACCAGCCAGATGCTCGACCTGTCGCGCAAGCTCACCGCCGCCACCGACCGCCAGGCGGTGATGGCCGCCGCCGCGCAGCAGCTGGGTGGCTGGGAGGGGCTGGATATCTGCCTGCTCGGCCAGCGGAACCGCGAGTGGAAGGTCGAAGGCGGCCTGAACCGTCCCTTCGACGATCAGGAGCGCGCCGCCGCCGATTGGGCCTGGCAACACGACCAGCCCGCCGGCCTGGGCACCGGCACCTTGCCGGGGGGGCGCTGGTGGTGGTGGCCGCTGTCCGGCGAGGACGGCCCGCTGGCGCTGCTGGGCGTCAGCCCGCGCGATGGCCAGCCGTTGCCGGGTTCGCGCCGCCGCCTGCTCGCCGCCCTCGGCCAGCCGCTGGGCCAGGCGCTGGCCCGCGCGCGTCTGGCCGAAGACCTGGAAGCCGCGCGCCTGCACGGCGAAACCGAACAGCTGCGCAGTGCGCTGCTGGCCTCGGTCAGCCACGATTTGCGTACGCCGCTGACCTCCATGCGCGGCGCCATCGACAGCCTGCTGGCCCTCGGCGATGCGATTCCACCCGACGACCGTCGCGAACTGCTGGAAAGTACCCGCGACGAGGCCGAGCGCCTGGACCGCTACATCCAGAACCTGCTGGACATGACCCGTCTGGGTCACGGCGGCCTGAAGCTGTCGCGCGACTGGGTCTCGCCTGGCGACATCGTCGGCAGCACGCTCAACCGCCTGCGTGCGGTGGTCGCCCCGTATCGTGTGGAAACCCGCGTGCCGCCCGAGTTGCCGCTGCTTTACGTGCACGCCGCGCTGATCGAGCAGGCGCTGGTCAACGTGCTGGAGAACGCCGCGCGCTTCTCGCCGCCGCAAGGCCGCCTGCGCGTGGCGGTGGAGCAGGGTGAAGAGGAGCTGCGCTTCCTGGTCAGCGACGAAGGGCCGGGCATTCCGCAAGCCGAGCGGGAGAAGATTTTCGACATGTTCTACACCGCCGCTCGTGGCGATCGCGGAGGGCAGGGTACCGGGCTGGGGCTGGCGATCTGCCAGGGCATGGTCGGCGCCCATGGCGGACGGATCACCGTCGAGGACGGCATCGATGGGCGCGGCACGACCCTGGTATTGCACCTGCCGTTGCAGCAGCAGCCGGACATGGAGCAGCTTGATGCCGCTGTCTGA
- the kdpC gene encoding potassium-transporting ATPase subunit KdpC produces MLNQLRPAIASLALLSVVTGVAYPLAVTAVAQVAFHDQANGSLVRDDQGNVRGSALIAQKFDGAQWFQSRPSAGDFATVSSSASNLAPGNPALAERIAKDAAAQQVGGQPVPLALVTTSGSGLDPQLPPAAALYQVPRIALERGVPTASLERLVEANTERPLIGPAVVNVLALNMALASLPR; encoded by the coding sequence ATGCTCAACCAACTCCGCCCCGCCATCGCCTCGCTGGCCCTGCTCAGCGTCGTCACCGGCGTTGCCTATCCGCTGGCCGTCACCGCCGTCGCCCAGGTCGCGTTCCACGACCAGGCCAACGGCAGCCTGGTGCGTGACGACCAGGGCAATGTGCGCGGCTCTGCCCTGATCGCGCAGAAGTTCGACGGCGCCCAGTGGTTCCAGTCGCGCCCTTCGGCCGGTGACTTCGCTACCGTCTCCAGCAGCGCCAGCAACCTCGCGCCCGGCAACCCGGCGTTGGCCGAACGCATCGCCAAGGACGCTGCCGCCCAGCAGGTTGGCGGCCAGCCGGTGCCGCTGGCGCTGGTCACCACCTCCGGCAGCGGCCTCGACCCGCAACTGCCGCCGGCCGCCGCGCTATACCAGGTGCCGCGCATCGCTCTGGAACGCGGTGTGCCGACGGCCAGCCTGGAACGACTGGTGGAGGCCAACACCGAGCGCCCGCTGATCGGCCCCGCGGTGGTCAACGTACTGGCGCTGAACATGGCCCTGGCCAGTCTGCCTCGTTAG